The nucleotide sequence GCAGACTAATCCCAGATTGCTAATATCTCAACTGAACTAACTACACACTCTCAAGTTAATCTACGGTCAGCATACTAAATTCTACGAGTCTTAGCTGCTTTCTCCAATATATCAGCAATGACAGAAGGACATGTCCTTTTCAGGGACTCGTACCCTTTACTTGCCATCATACCAACCATTCTATTTGAAGAGTTGATGAATCCAATGCATGCATCTTTGAGCTTGCTGCAATGATGCTGATCGGCTAAAGCTAAGGTGGTCGCAACAGTCCCGGTATGAAGAACCTCACAAAGTTTGATCTCGCACATGTACTTCATCCTTTCCATGGCGTACCTATCTGCGGCCACCAGCAAATGCCTAACCATTTCTTCATACTCATCGTCATCCAGGTAATCCAATGGAGGCAACGAATCAGTGTAGATGAAGTGAAGCAGTCCTCTGAAAACAGCGGGCTGCATGTCTTCGACGGTTATGCTGCGGCTACTCTCATCCCTCATCGGGCCGTAGAACTTCACCCTGAAGACCGGCGACCGCATTGCGAGGATGATCTTATGGGCTGGGAAAACCTCCTCCTTGACCTTGAAAGACACATCAGATCCCTCCGTAGCCTCCAGCAAGCTGCTAAGGTTATCAACCAATTCGGACGGCGGCGCCTGGGCCTCAAAGTTAACCTTGACATCAGCCTCTTGGGCGTCCTTCAACTCGATGACGGCAAGATTGCACTCGAGGATAAGGGTGTCCTCCAGAACGTACGGCCGCAGCTCCGTCCTCCTCATGAAATGGGTGTAGCCCCAGCAGCGCTCATAGTCATCAGCGGAGTTAAACACCAGCGGCTGGTACTGGCTGGGGATCGGCCACGTGAAAGGTGGCGGCGGCCAGACCTGGTCGACCACCCTCAGATGGTAGAGCGCCCTCGCCTCTGCGTTCTCGGTCCTGAGCTCGAGGAAGACTGAAACGTAGTCCTTGCTGTCCTCGGTGAGGCCGTCGGGGTAGAAGTAGACGCACCAGTCGTGGCCGCCGACGCGGAAGGTGGTGGACCGGATGGACTTGCCGACGCCGAGGCCCCTGCACAGGCTGTAGCCGTCGATCTTGAACAGGTGCGTGCCCTGCGCGGTCTCCGGGGCGCAGGCCGACGCCGACATCGTCCGTGGTGGGATCCGGGATGCCGACATCGTTCGACTGGCGCAGCGGGGAAGGAGAACGGGGACGAGGCGATTcgggaggaggggaacggcggcgcggcgaggcgattCGTgagttgttttgttttgtttgagCTGTTACGATTTGACGATTCGTGTGGGGCTTCTGCTTTGTACTTGGAGGGCTCTTGTACTTATTATTGTGCGTGGCTGTTTCCGATTCGGGCACAACAGTCCGTCTTTGTTCCACGCCTTTTCCGGTCAGATTTGAACATCTACAGTAGCTGTTTTCAGTTTCCTCTCCGTTCTGCAATTCCTAATGTTCATCCGTAACTGGGAAACAACGGCGAGTACACGGAGTGGCATCATAAACAAAAAAAGCAGCATTCTCAAAAAAGAGAGAGCGCAATACTCAGCATCGGCCGATCGATGGGGTGCCCAGATCGGTCACCTTCTCCATTGTTGATCCTGCACCATGTGACCGTCTGATTTGTCAGATTCCTTTGTTCCTTCCCCCATACAaacggaaaagagagagagagagagagagaaaaggagccGTGCCCTAGCTCATAGGCTCGCGGGCCTCGCCCCTCCCCTCTCCAGGACCATCAGTGCGCCGCACTCCGCCTTGTCGTCGACGGCTCCTTGTTTGTTAGACATGTTTTTACTTCTACTCTACTGTTTTTTAGGTTTCCCCCTAGTTTTATTATTTCGGATGTAATAGACGTTCCTTGTTTGTGATGAAATAAAGTGTTGCTTTTCCCTTAAAAAAAGAAATTGCCTTCATAGCACCAAAAGTTGCTCTTGAGAAAAAAGTCAAAACATACCCatgtgggatctagtttcgaagaacTCGCCACAAATAATCTAATGATAAAAACAAAGCTGAATTCCAACAGTCAAATTAAAAGTTACATGGGCTAATGATGAAAACGGATCTGAGTTCAACGGTCAAATTAAAAGTTACATGGGCTAGTGTACCAGAGACAGGGATCATACCCATGCAGGTGCGACGCAGCTTCAGTGCcgtaaaggcacctgcctttgggtccctgacatgtgggctagccacttgttgggcccacatgtctaCGCACAAAGCCAGGTgccttagggcctgtttggtttcaataagtcacccgacttataagtcaggtgacttaaaaccagtgacttataagtcacgcccgtttggttgtcacctgacttataagtcacctgacacACCTACCCACACCAATCAACATCATGCAGATGGTAGGACCCACGtaaaagggggtgacttataagttttaagttggggtggagcaacttatgacttataagttggggtgacttataagtcgggtctgtttggcaaaataagtcacttttttcacttttcgacttataagttggtgacttatttggaaccaaacagggccttaaggcaccgaagcgcaGTCCATGCCGGTGCCCTCGTTCCTTTTATGaaagggtgtggctaggtctcagtcaactgagatttaaccaagtctcggtcaagtgacataacatgcaagagagataaagaaaaattgaaaaaaaatagcATGGATCTCAATGTAAATCTTATGAATATAGCATCAACTAAGAATTAACAAAGTCTTAGTCGATTGAGACTTAGCAAAACTGTTTATGAAAAGCCTGCTCCATCACGCGCAGGCACTGGTGGCTAGAGGGTCCTTTGCAAGGACCCAAAAAGTGAAACCGAAGGAAGTAC is from Triticum aestivum cultivar Chinese Spring chromosome 3A, IWGSC CS RefSeq v2.1, whole genome shotgun sequence and encodes:
- the LOC123056989 gene encoding BTB/POZ and MATH domain-containing protein 1; amino-acid sequence: MSASRIPPRTMSASACAPETAQGTHLFKIDGYSLCRGLGVGKSIRSTTFRVGGHDWCVYFYPDGLTEDSKDYVSVFLELRTENAEARALYHLRVVDQVWPPPPFTWPIPSQYQPLVFNSADDYERCWGYTHFMRRTELRPYVLEDTLILECNLAVIELKDAQEADVKVNFEAQAPPSELVDNLSSLLEATEGSDVSFKVKEEVFPAHKIILAMRSPVFRVKFYGPMRDESSRSITVEDMQPAVFRGLLHFIYTDSLPPLDYLDDDEYEEMVRHLLVAADRYAMERMKYMCEIKLCEVLHTGTVATTLALADQHHCSKLKDACIGFINSSNRMVGMMASKGYESLKRTCPSVIADILEKAAKTRRI